In Actinomyces radicidentis, one genomic interval encodes:
- a CDS encoding hydroxymethylglutaryl-CoA synthase: MPIGIDALEIATPGLYLPMTDLALARDVDPAKFHVGLGQDEMAVAPATVDAVTLGARAAAAVLERTEQADRDALGLIVLGTESGVDASKAMAVMVHGLLAEEYSLPDAVRAFDLREACYGGTAGLLTAVDYVAAHPGRTALVIASDLARYGLRTGGEPTQGAGAVAVLVREDPRLLAIDPATTAVTTDVYDFWRPEGEDVPRVDGKLSNECYMETFTRAWEAHVAATGLDLADYAALCFHLPYTKMGRKALARVLTPEQAAERGLTRIHERYEESIAYSRRIGNCYTASLWLGVASLLDAGSVAAGDRLALFSYGSGAVGELITAAVAEGFEKRRDPAAQRARLDARTALTVEEYEQVLTESLAPAGEGTSGTAFVDDGPYSLTGVDGGIRRYRGPRG, encoded by the coding sequence GTGCCCATCGGAATCGACGCCCTCGAGATCGCCACCCCCGGCCTCTACCTGCCGATGACGGACCTGGCCCTCGCCCGCGACGTCGATCCCGCCAAGTTCCACGTCGGCCTCGGTCAGGACGAGATGGCCGTCGCCCCGGCCACGGTGGACGCCGTCACCCTGGGTGCCCGCGCCGCCGCCGCCGTCCTCGAGCGCACGGAGCAGGCCGACCGCGACGCCCTCGGCCTCATCGTGCTCGGCACCGAGTCCGGCGTCGACGCCTCCAAGGCCATGGCAGTCATGGTCCACGGGCTCCTCGCCGAGGAGTACTCCCTGCCCGACGCCGTGCGCGCCTTCGACCTGCGCGAGGCCTGCTACGGCGGCACCGCCGGGCTCCTCACCGCGGTGGACTACGTGGCCGCCCACCCCGGCCGCACCGCCCTCGTCATCGCCTCCGATCTCGCCCGCTACGGCCTGCGCACGGGCGGCGAGCCCACCCAGGGCGCCGGCGCCGTCGCCGTGCTCGTGCGCGAGGACCCCCGCCTCCTCGCCATCGACCCGGCCACGACGGCCGTCACCACTGACGTCTACGACTTCTGGCGGCCCGAGGGCGAGGACGTGCCGCGCGTCGACGGCAAGCTCTCCAACGAGTGCTACATGGAGACCTTCACCCGCGCCTGGGAGGCGCACGTCGCCGCCACCGGCCTCGACCTGGCCGACTACGCGGCCCTGTGCTTCCACCTGCCCTACACGAAGATGGGGCGCAAGGCGCTGGCCCGCGTCCTCACCCCGGAGCAGGCCGCCGAGCGCGGTCTCACCCGCATCCACGAGCGCTACGAGGAGTCCATCGCCTACTCGCGGCGGATCGGCAACTGCTACACCGCCTCCCTGTGGCTGGGCGTCGCCTCGCTGCTCGACGCCGGGAGCGTCGCCGCGGGGGACCGCCTGGCGCTCTTCTCCTACGGCTCCGGCGCCGTCGGCGAGCTCATCACCGCCGCCGTCGCCGAGGGCTTCGAGAAGCGCCGCGACCCCGCCGCGCAGCGCGCCCGCCTCGACGCGCGCACCGCGCTCACCGTCGAGGAGTACGAGCAGGTCCTCACCGAGTCCCTCGCCCCCGCCGGCGAGGGCACCAGCGGCACCGCCTTCGTCGACGACGGTCCCTACTCGCTCACGGGCGTCGACGGCGGCATCCGCCGCTACCGCGGCCCGCGCGGCTGA
- a CDS encoding tripartite tricarboxylate transporter permease produces MTLAMIGTVLVAVLGAIVLYSFIGFIPGTDETSVLAPVTLTLVLAGAAPEVVLSFFVAAIVTLNLMNAIPTALVGLPGGVMSAPLMEHAVLLRSRGLAATTIRKMAVGSAIGTVVSIPLSFALAGLLAPIAEPIKAQAPVILAAGAVLLALLGRNKVIALVSIIPLALMFQALPALYRSDGIIAEDKSVNVSFFLGITVGPMLLTLLEVLNARLRAALPHGNLTEARFTRAGFDETELRPSRLVTRGEGWWSAAMAAVSTPLFVLSPVGLTFLLGESAAARAGKGPVKKAQRAVTVMSALTHSTYLAGVIIPLVALGIPISGVSAGPAGPLFQAGTVYTLDHNLHHLLSPSQFIVYTVIGALIAVVTTYVIAVRWSSQITRLVMRHVPHEAVLALFIALILVLAYIDAGVANVFGVLLIGVVCGAFNRLGVSYGVQFMTLYASAGVVTWLAAV; encoded by the coding sequence ATGACACTCGCCATGATCGGAACCGTCCTCGTCGCCGTCCTCGGCGCGATCGTCCTCTACTCCTTCATCGGCTTCATCCCCGGGACCGACGAGACGAGCGTCCTCGCACCCGTCACCCTCACCCTCGTCCTCGCGGGCGCAGCGCCTGAGGTCGTCCTGTCCTTCTTCGTCGCCGCGATCGTCACGCTCAACCTCATGAACGCGATCCCGACGGCGCTCGTCGGCCTGCCCGGCGGCGTCATGAGCGCTCCGCTCATGGAGCACGCCGTCCTCCTGCGCTCCCGCGGGCTCGCGGCGACGACGATCCGGAAGATGGCCGTCGGGTCCGCGATCGGCACCGTCGTCTCCATCCCGCTGTCCTTCGCCCTGGCCGGGCTCCTGGCCCCGATCGCCGAGCCCATCAAGGCCCAGGCGCCGGTCATCCTCGCCGCCGGCGCCGTCCTCCTCGCGCTGCTGGGGCGCAACAAGGTGATCGCCCTCGTCTCGATCATCCCGCTCGCCCTCATGTTCCAGGCGCTGCCAGCGCTCTACCGCTCGGACGGGATCATCGCGGAGGACAAGAGCGTCAACGTCTCCTTCTTCCTCGGCATCACCGTCGGCCCGATGCTCCTCACTCTGCTCGAGGTCCTCAACGCCCGTCTGCGGGCGGCCCTGCCGCACGGGAACCTCACCGAGGCACGCTTCACCCGCGCCGGATTCGACGAGACCGAGCTGCGCCCCTCGCGGCTCGTGACACGGGGAGAGGGCTGGTGGAGCGCAGCCATGGCCGCCGTCTCCACTCCGCTCTTCGTGCTCTCCCCGGTGGGGCTCACCTTCCTGCTCGGCGAGTCCGCGGCGGCCCGCGCCGGCAAGGGCCCCGTCAAGAAGGCTCAGCGGGCCGTCACGGTCATGAGCGCGCTCACCCACTCGACCTACCTCGCGGGCGTCATCATCCCGCTCGTGGCGCTGGGCATCCCGATCTCCGGGGTCTCGGCCGGGCCGGCCGGGCCGCTGTTCCAGGCGGGCACGGTCTACACGCTCGACCACAACCTCCACCACCTGCTGAGCCCCTCGCAGTTCATCGTGTACACGGTCATCGGCGCCCTCATCGCCGTCGTCACCACGTACGTCATCGCGGTGCGGTGGTCGAGCCAGATCACGCGCCTCGTCATGCGCCACGTGCCGCACGAGGCCGTCCTCGCGCTCTTCATCGCGCTCATCCTCGTGCTCGCCTACATCGACGCCGGCGTCGCCAACGTCTTCGGCGTGCTGCTCATCGGCGTCGTCTGCGGCGCCTTCAACCGCCTCGGCGTCTCGTACGGCGTCCAGTTCATGACGCTGTACGCCTCCGCCGGCGTAGTCACCTGGCTCGCGGCGGTCTGA
- a CDS encoding type II toxin-antitoxin system Phd/YefM family antitoxin has protein sequence MDSLTSEVSTRELRSELSDVLSRAMYAGERIGVTRNGKLAAVVVGPADLEALEELEMAQDVAAYRAAVAADDGQRVSLEDLRRDLLS, from the coding sequence ATGGACAGTCTCACCAGCGAGGTTTCGACCCGCGAGCTCCGCAGCGAGCTCTCCGACGTCCTCAGCCGCGCCATGTACGCCGGTGAACGCATCGGCGTGACGCGCAACGGCAAGCTCGCCGCGGTCGTCGTTGGCCCGGCCGATCTCGAGGCGCTCGAGGAGCTCGAGATGGCGCAGGACGTCGCGGCCTACCGCGCGGCGGTCGCCGCCGATGACGGCCAGCGCGTGAGCCTCGAGGACCTCCGGCGCGACCTCCTGTCGTGA
- a CDS encoding type II toxin-antitoxin system RelE family toxin, translated as MSYRVEFTSAAARQVRKLPRPVRGRVLDAVAQLAEDPRPHGAKKLVGERTAWRIRVGDYRVIYDVLDERLTVTVVRAAHRREVYQR; from the coding sequence GTGAGCTACCGCGTCGAGTTCACCTCAGCCGCTGCACGGCAGGTGAGGAAGCTGCCGCGACCCGTGCGCGGCCGCGTGCTCGACGCCGTCGCGCAGCTCGCCGAGGACCCCCGCCCGCACGGGGCGAAGAAGCTCGTCGGGGAACGGACCGCCTGGCGGATCCGCGTGGGCGACTACCGCGTGATCTACGACGTCCTCGACGAGCGTCTCACCGTGACGGTCGTGCGCGCTGCTCATCGTCGCGAGGTCTACCAGCGCTGA
- the fni gene encoding type 2 isopentenyl-diphosphate Delta-isomerase — MSEQPIAARPSETAGADQQPQPGVAQHAHRKDEHVALAVSLHDPERRTGYDDVAFMHHALPGTSIDAVDTRTEVLGTTWGLPLYINAMTGGTPKTAAINADLARAAAGAGIVIATGSQHVALRDPELAETFSVIRRNAPDAFVLANVGPTVSPELARRAVEMLDANALQIHLNVAQEVVMPEGDRDFSSWSDAVAAIVEAVDVPVVVKEVGFGLSRRTVDEVIGLGVSAVDVAGNGGTDFVAIENSRRPGMEYSYLTGWGQSAVLCLLESAAGPDAVDVPVLASGGVRTPLDVVRALSLGARAAGASGHFLRTLVGGGPEALEAELDSWTSQLRSLMALVGASDVPGLQRTDVLVTGQTAERARLLGIDLERLARRSRG; from the coding sequence ATGAGCGAGCAGCCCATCGCCGCTCGGCCCAGTGAGACGGCCGGAGCCGACCAGCAGCCCCAGCCGGGCGTCGCCCAGCACGCGCACCGCAAGGACGAGCACGTCGCCCTGGCCGTGAGCCTCCACGACCCGGAGCGCCGCACCGGCTACGACGACGTCGCCTTCATGCACCACGCCCTGCCCGGCACGTCGATCGACGCCGTCGACACCCGCACCGAGGTCCTCGGCACCACCTGGGGCCTGCCCCTCTACATCAACGCCATGACCGGCGGGACGCCGAAGACGGCCGCGATCAACGCTGACCTCGCGCGCGCCGCCGCCGGCGCCGGCATCGTCATCGCGACCGGCTCCCAGCACGTCGCCCTGCGCGACCCGGAGCTCGCTGAGACCTTCTCGGTCATCCGCCGCAACGCGCCCGACGCCTTCGTCCTGGCGAACGTCGGGCCGACGGTCTCCCCCGAGCTCGCGCGCCGCGCGGTCGAGATGCTCGACGCCAACGCCCTCCAGATCCACCTCAACGTGGCCCAGGAGGTCGTCATGCCCGAGGGCGACCGCGACTTCTCCTCCTGGTCCGACGCGGTCGCCGCGATCGTCGAGGCGGTCGACGTGCCCGTCGTCGTCAAGGAGGTCGGCTTCGGCCTGTCCCGGCGGACCGTGGACGAGGTCATCGGCCTGGGCGTGTCCGCCGTCGACGTGGCCGGCAACGGGGGCACCGACTTCGTCGCCATCGAGAACTCGCGCCGCCCCGGCATGGAGTACTCCTACCTCACCGGCTGGGGTCAGTCCGCGGTCCTGTGCCTCCTGGAGTCCGCGGCCGGTCCCGACGCCGTGGACGTGCCCGTGCTGGCCTCCGGGGGCGTGCGCACCCCGCTCGACGTCGTCCGGGCGCTGTCGCTGGGCGCCCGCGCGGCCGGCGCCTCCGGCCACTTCCTGCGCACCCTCGTCGGCGGGGGCCCCGAGGCCCTCGAGGCCGAGCTGGACTCGTGGACGAGCCAGCTGCGGTCCCTCATGGCGCTCGTCGGCGCGAGCGACGTGCCGGGCCTGCAGCGCACGGACGTCCTCGTCACCGGCCAGACGGCCGAGCGTGCGCGTCTGCTGGGCATCGACCTGGAGCGCCTCGCCCGCCGCTCGCGCGGCTGA
- a CDS encoding phosphomevalonate kinase, with the protein MTTGEHGAPMTAGRTVSDGAVSRRAPGKLYVAGEYAVVEPGHRAVLVAVNRFITVTVSPVHDSGRRSGRIASSLYAGGTRSWRRRPEDGTALVEGAPVDYVLSAIRLVESLVRERGGELRLFDLDVDSQLDDASGRKLGLGSSAAVTVATVRSVAAFYGLRLTDTEVYKLCLLASDSVEPIGSAGDLAASTFTGWVDYSSPDRIWMREERVERSVDDMLLADWPGLRIERLEPPVGVDLLVGWTGDPASTAGLVADVQHGAHSAAPAALDYEEFLAGSQACLAGLVRSMESGDLDAVAARVQEDRTLLAGLAASTGVTIETPLLTRLVEIAREHGAAAKSSGAGGGDCGIALCPPHVDERAILAGWMAVGVVPLDLAVHTRDPRTEDR; encoded by the coding sequence GTGACCACGGGCGAGCACGGGGCACCGATGACCGCGGGCCGCACTGTCAGCGACGGCGCCGTCTCGCGACGGGCCCCCGGCAAGCTCTACGTGGCCGGCGAGTACGCCGTCGTCGAGCCCGGGCACCGCGCCGTCCTCGTCGCCGTCAACCGGTTCATCACGGTCACCGTCTCCCCCGTCCACGACTCCGGACGCCGCTCCGGGCGCATCGCCTCCAGCCTCTACGCCGGCGGCACCCGCTCCTGGCGCCGCCGCCCCGAGGACGGCACGGCCCTCGTCGAGGGCGCGCCGGTCGACTACGTCCTCTCCGCGATCCGCCTCGTCGAGTCGCTCGTGCGCGAGCGCGGCGGCGAGCTGCGCCTCTTCGACCTCGACGTCGACTCCCAGCTCGACGACGCCTCCGGCCGCAAGCTCGGACTCGGCTCCTCCGCCGCGGTGACGGTCGCGACCGTGCGCTCCGTCGCCGCCTTCTACGGGCTGCGCCTGACCGACACCGAGGTCTACAAGCTCTGCCTGCTCGCCTCCGACTCCGTCGAGCCCATCGGCTCCGCGGGCGACCTGGCCGCGTCGACCTTCACCGGCTGGGTCGACTACTCCTCCCCGGACCGCATCTGGATGCGCGAGGAGCGCGTCGAGCGCAGCGTCGACGACATGCTCCTGGCCGACTGGCCGGGCCTGCGCATCGAGCGCCTCGAGCCTCCCGTCGGCGTCGACCTGCTCGTCGGCTGGACCGGCGACCCCGCCTCCACCGCCGGGCTCGTCGCCGACGTCCAGCACGGCGCGCACTCCGCCGCCCCGGCCGCCCTCGACTACGAGGAGTTCCTCGCCGGCTCCCAGGCCTGTCTCGCGGGCCTCGTGCGCTCCATGGAGTCAGGGGACCTCGACGCCGTCGCCGCCCGCGTCCAGGAGGACCGCACGCTCCTGGCGGGGCTCGCCGCCTCGACCGGCGTCACCATCGAGACGCCCCTGCTGACCCGCCTCGTCGAGATCGCCCGCGAGCACGGGGCCGCCGCGAAGTCCTCCGGGGCCGGCGGCGGCGACTGCGGCATCGCGCTGTGCCCGCCGCACGTCGACGAGCGAGCCATCCTCGCCGGCTGGATGGCCGTCGGCGTCGTCCCCCTCGACCTGGCCGTCCACACCCGCGACCCGAGGACGGAGGACCGATGA
- the mvaD gene encoding diphosphomevalonate decarboxylase, translated as MTLPSSPAAGTTTGSAARSATASANSNIALIKYWGKADPANQVPTTSSLSLTLGGTRTSTTVAFDGGADGDDVVLINGFKPWGTARDRVVRFMDLVRERAGVTERATVSSVSTVPLAAGLASSAAGFAALAAAASRAAGLELDDADLSRLARRGSGSATRSVFGGLAVWHAGTDDATSYAEAVPGAEELDLAMVVITLETGRKSISSSRAMQATMTTSPLYPAWVEASAKDLEEALAAVAARDLPRLGAVAEGNALGMHAAMAAARPAILYWLPGTVEAIHAVAALREEGLPAWVTMDAGPNVKVVTSGARAEEVAAALRERLAGAIVSVRRPGGGIRYEQEAE; from the coding sequence GTGACCCTGCCCAGTTCCCCCGCCGCCGGCACGACGACCGGGTCGGCCGCCCGATCGGCCACGGCGAGCGCCAACTCCAACATCGCCCTCATCAAGTACTGGGGCAAGGCCGACCCGGCCAACCAGGTCCCGACGACGTCGAGCCTGTCCCTCACGCTCGGCGGCACCCGGACCAGCACCACGGTCGCCTTCGACGGCGGGGCCGACGGCGACGACGTCGTCCTCATCAACGGCTTCAAGCCCTGGGGCACGGCCCGCGACCGCGTCGTGCGCTTCATGGACCTCGTCCGCGAGCGCGCCGGCGTCACCGAGCGCGCCACCGTGTCCTCCGTCTCCACCGTGCCGCTCGCCGCCGGCCTGGCCTCCTCCGCCGCCGGCTTCGCGGCCCTCGCCGCCGCCGCGTCGCGCGCCGCCGGCCTCGAGCTCGACGACGCCGACCTGTCCCGCCTGGCTCGCCGCGGCTCGGGCTCGGCCACCCGCTCCGTCTTCGGCGGCCTGGCCGTCTGGCACGCCGGCACCGACGACGCCACGAGCTACGCCGAGGCCGTCCCCGGCGCCGAGGAGCTCGACCTCGCGATGGTCGTCATCACCCTGGAGACGGGCCGGAAGTCGATCTCCTCCTCCAGGGCCATGCAGGCCACGATGACGACCTCGCCCCTCTACCCCGCCTGGGTGGAGGCCTCGGCGAAGGACCTCGAGGAGGCCCTCGCCGCCGTCGCGGCCCGCGACCTTCCTCGCCTGGGCGCCGTCGCCGAGGGCAACGCGCTCGGCATGCACGCCGCGATGGCCGCCGCCAGGCCCGCGATCCTCTACTGGCTTCCCGGCACGGTGGAGGCGATCCACGCCGTCGCCGCCCTGCGCGAGGAGGGCCTGCCCGCCTGGGTGACGATGGACGCCGGTCCCAACGTCAAGGTCGTCACCTCCGGAGCCCGCGCCGAGGAGGTCGCCGCTGCGCTGCGCGAGCGCCTGGCCGGGGCGATCGTGAGCGTGCGCCGACCCGGCGGCGGGATCCGCTACGAGCAGGAGGCCGAGTGA
- the mvk gene encoding mevalonate kinase: MERHPAARVGHGRTWAKTILMGEHSVVYGHAAVAFPLHALEMRATVTPIDGPSTLASLDYDGPLSEAGPRFAPVVRAFEAAREFTGGLEQSFAIETSSDFPHERGLGSSAASAGAIIRAVLDAFGRQATDVEVLALTNLAEQVAHVRPSGLDAATTTSDLPIRFQSGEMRALSQQVSGVLVIADSGIHGSTRDAVAGLRERYEADPDAVGPRINRLGALTQAAIEALDAGDAAALGTAMDAAHAVLAELGISIPALDGLTRAARDAGALGAKLSGGGLGGCVIALAATDTDAEAVRAALLEAGAAQTWTYQMRASEASE; this comes from the coding sequence ATGGAACGGCATCCTGCCGCCCGGGTCGGGCACGGCCGAACGTGGGCCAAGACCATCCTCATGGGCGAGCACTCCGTGGTCTACGGCCACGCCGCCGTCGCCTTCCCCCTCCACGCCCTCGAGATGCGCGCCACGGTCACCCCGATCGACGGCCCCTCGACCCTCGCCTCCCTCGACTACGACGGCCCCCTGTCCGAGGCCGGACCGCGCTTCGCCCCGGTTGTGCGCGCCTTCGAGGCCGCCCGCGAGTTCACCGGCGGTCTGGAGCAGTCCTTCGCCATCGAGACCTCCTCGGACTTCCCCCACGAGCGCGGGCTCGGTTCCTCGGCCGCCTCCGCCGGCGCCATCATCCGGGCCGTCCTGGACGCCTTCGGCCGCCAGGCCACCGACGTCGAGGTCCTGGCCCTCACCAACCTCGCCGAGCAGGTCGCCCACGTGCGCCCCTCCGGGCTCGACGCCGCGACGACGACCTCGGACCTGCCGATCCGCTTCCAGTCCGGTGAGATGCGGGCCCTGTCGCAGCAGGTCAGCGGCGTCCTCGTCATCGCCGACTCCGGGATCCACGGCTCCACCCGCGACGCCGTCGCGGGCCTGCGCGAGCGCTACGAGGCGGACCCGGACGCCGTAGGTCCGCGGATCAACAGGCTCGGTGCGCTCACCCAGGCCGCCATCGAGGCCCTCGACGCCGGTGACGCCGCGGCTCTCGGCACCGCCATGGACGCGGCGCACGCCGTCCTGGCCGAGCTCGGTATCTCGATCCCCGCCCTCGACGGGCTCACCCGGGCCGCCCGCGACGCCGGGGCCCTGGGCGCCAAGCTCTCCGGCGGCGGCCTCGGCGGCTGCGTCATCGCCCTCGCCGCCACCGACACGGACGCCGAGGCGGTCCGCGCCGCCCTCCTCGAGGCCGGCGCCGCCCAGACCTGGACCTACCAGATGCGCGCGAGCGAGGCCTCCGAGTGA